TATTTAATCGAAGCAATCTCACACGCGGGCGCGGCGATACCCCGGGGGAGGAGCGAGCCATCTTTGGCCATTGTTTTTCCAGCCACCATGATGACATGTGTTTCGGACGTGCACTGGCCGCAGTAGTTGCGCCAGTAAACAAATACGCGGCTGTATATCTCAGCGCATTCCCTGCTGCCCCCTGTTTCCGGGAGGctttcgggggggggggtcctGGGCGATGAATGCGCTCATCTTGGGAAGGTGTGTGCATACGTTGCTACTTTGCATAGCCGGGAGGctttcggggggggggggggggggggtcctGGGCGATGAATGCGCTCATCTTGGGAAGGTGTGTGCATACGTTGCTACTTTGCATAGGTTTAATTCGACATTGTTAgacattttccaaaaaaaaaaaaaacaatcatagTTCAGTTGGAGTTTAACGGATGTAAGATATTGCAAATGGGTtgaacccctcccccccattcCCTCCACTTGCAAATGAGCATTATTTGTAAACACTTGCACGTGATGGGCAGTGGGGAGCCGTGGGCTGAAATTCtgacaaaacaacaatacatTTTGCGGCCATTTCCATTTTGCTCGCTCGTGTGAGGATTTACTCGGGAAGGAAAAACTCCTAGTTTGTAACGCGCTGCACGTTGCAAAGCATGCAATAACACCCTTTGAGTGGGAGGAGTGCACAAGGGTCGGTAGTAGGGGAGAACCCCCGATTGCTTGCAGCGAACTTTGACCACCCGCTTCACCGGAACCAAACACGGCACGTCAGTCACGCTGCAGTGCGTTACCGGTGCAGGAAGTGGAGTCCAACACAAACAACTCCCCTCCCTTCCACCCTCCCGTAATCCCTTCTGCTCCGATGTGTCTGTTTGGAGTCACTCAAAAGTTGAAGTCTAAGTTGAAGGAAGTAGAAATTATGCATTCCAGCGGCAGTGTGACGATTGTTACATAAGagactatttttttcttctctttctctttctctcgttatttctgtctgtctcttttttccttctcaatGTATTTGTATTGTACCTTttcattgattgattttgatgAGGCCTGGACGAGAAAGGCCGaacaaattaattgaatcGTACTTTGCTCCTTCTATTAaacttctcttcttcttcatgcTTTAAGAGCACTAATGTATTGCATTTTTCTGTGGCAGCTTTACACCGGCGTCCTCCTTTTTGCACTCACTCATCACTCACTTAGCCCTTTCAATCATCGTAGCCCTTCAGTTTGCTTCATTCCCCCTACTGAGCTCCAACAAACGTTAAATTTtaggtctctctctctctcgcttaaAAAAACGCTACAAAGAAGGGAGTAAGATTAGTTTGAAGGAAAGGGTGGCATTTAATATTCACCTGCCCATAGCGATCATCCCCCCCCCTACAATACCACCACAACATATCCCTCGGAAACATTGAAAACGATTCGTGATCGATGCCTATCAGCGGGATGGGGCGTGGATTTAGTTGAAAACCAACCGGAAGTGGACACTAGCTCTCGTGCCACATTTGGGGATACTGGAGAGAGGGGAAGGGAAGCTCCCCCTTCCTGCTCGTTTTACGATgtgcgatgtgtgtgtatgtgcctaTTTCGGTTGAGTTAATGAATGAATTTCTTTGCAACGCTCCCGAACGCTCTCCCGAACATGGACCGCCACTCTACCACGCTTCCGGTGTGCCGCAATCTTGTCGCATTTTTAATTCAAGCCGCCCCGTTTGCTGTTTTACTCAATCGttctcttgctcttcttctttttcttcttcttctttttcttggtCGCCCCCCAGCTCCCCACACAGCACGGCCAGATGCCGCACGGGACGGGTGGAATGTCACAGCAGGCGGGGCGTCGTCGcccggacggacggacgacAGGGGGCCGCCGCGGCAGGGTACCGACGGCGACACTGGTGCTGCTTGCGATCCTACTGCAGCTGATGGATCTGGGGGATGGGCCGGACGGCGGTGGCAGCACGATGCTGGTGGCGGCGGCCTGTGAGCCGCGGGCCAGCTGGTGGGACCCGACCGTGGACGATTGCGTCCCGTGCCGAGTCTGTGCCGACCACCAGGTCGTGCTGCGCCCGTGCCAGGACTACATGAACACGGTATGCGGCACGATGAAGGACCTGACGGCGACGGCTCATCGCCCGTACCCCCATCTGCCCGAGGGGAACGGTAACGGGATCGTATCGGTCGGTCGAACCCGGGATCATCACTGGAAAGAGGTAAGGATAGTGGTGGTTGGAGTGATACGGAGGAGCGGGGGATTTGGATGCTGATTAGATGAACGATTCTGTCTGTCTCGGTTTGTGGTTTGCAGGAGCGCCGGAAAGAGGCGGACGGAATGGAGGGCTACCGGCGGGTCATGCCGGCCGCTAGCACCGAGGAGATCCTGTGGGACTGGCAGGTGGCATCGTTGCTGCTCGCCATCATCGGCTGCTTGTTGTTCCTGCTCGCTGCCGCCTGCGTCGCACTCAACCAGAGCCGTCAGTGGCGCCGCATCGAGAAGCACTTTGACGCCGGTAGGTAGAAGCGGCAACGCTACTTAAACTCGTACTTATTATTGAATTCCAGTTAGATCTCAAATTTGAAATACTATGAGATCACCATACTATTGAAGCCCGGGACCTTCAATAACTGTAATGTTAGCAATAGCTCCAATGTTGGATATATTCTCTAATTTGCCGTCTCTGGACTCTGTCTCTATTCTGCATGTGTCTGGGATCTCATATCAAAACGGTCCTCATAATAGAATGGCACTTGGTCCTAGATATTTTGGGGGAGTTTGTATTGGACACGAATCTCGTACAACGAATTCTAATGAATGACGACATCATAATCTTAACTAAGATATGATGAAAACAACACCCGACATGAAGGCGATGAATGGTTTATCCAGAATTATTTCCCAGAATTATGAGTAGAAACCCTTTATGCAATATTCTTTACATTCTGAAGGCATTGTGATTGCAACTGTGCAATGCGAAAGTGCTATTAGATGATATATTTACAAATGCGCAGAAGAATTAGTCCTAACTTCTATATTGCTATAGAATCTAGAATACATATAAATTTGATAGTTTGCAAGAATTATGACCTGACACAAACACGTATAATGTGAAACATTGTTATCCTTACAATAAAGTATACAAGACTAGCAAAGCATCAGAATCTTAAGTACCTTGCGGTCTTGCCACATCGCTTCAATTCTATGCAATATCCTTGTTCAATGTTTAGTTGTTTGTATCCTAAATATCTCCCGAATGGTTTAATACCATGGGAAGTTATTGCTGATTGAGCCATAACATCCATCTCCCGGCTACAATATATGACAAGGACAATATAACAGACCAGTACATACAGCCAGCAGAGCAACCTGCAGGTTTGACGTCTTTCCCGAATGTATCGCATCGAGAACTGCTCCGGGAGTGCCCCAAAATAGATTGAACCCGAGTGAGAGGGCATTCGACCTCCGATACATGATCCACCGAtcagttttgttgttgtttgttgtagtGACTTTTCCAGTACCAGAATGACTGCTTTGTTCGGGGAGCGCCGGAACACATCGCAATACGTCCGTGTGCCATAAATAGGGTTAGGTGTGAACAGATTAGTGATGACAGGCGTGTGCCAGCAGCGccaagagagagaagaaacagCAGTCGCTGTGCGTATGTACgggggaaggaggaggaggagggcgtagggttttttttgccaaacgTTTGCCCATCTGCACCCATCTAAGACGTACACCAGATGCATAAACACACTCGCACATACTAATATAACAACctagaattaaaaaaaaacagcaagtGAACACCCGTTGTCAAGAAGTCGGTGCAAAGTAATGACGATGGCGTAGTTAGAGCTATACCACGTTGAGAgcatcctctctctctctctctctctctctctctctgtctctctctctctgtctctctctctctctctctctctctctctctctcgctggtTCTGTATCTATCTTGCGCCGGAACCATCTTTTTGggatttttaattttagctcGGAACCATTAGTACCCCAGAAAATGGAAACGATTCCTGTTTGTGGTTCGTTTGGGGTGCTATGGTGTGTACCCCCTGTCGTGGTCGTTGGTAGCTGAGAGAGTAAAATAGAAGCCGTGTTTGACGGTTATGGAatgatgcgtgtgtgtttttttcgcttcgGATACTGAGGAAAGTGTGGCGGGTTTGCAGATGGATATTGGGGTCGATTTTTTCTCCCTTCaaccccctctctctctctctctctctctctctctctctctctctctctctctctctctctctcttgttctcTGTAGCACCATCTTCTTGTGGTCGTGTCGCCTGTACGCTTACCAAACAGTCGATTGGTGCGTGCTCTAAGGGGGTAGGGTGAAGCGGGCACGATGTCTTTGCTTCCGGTTACCGGATCCTCAGCGGCAGCAATCGTTGCAGCTGGGTGCAGAGGTGCTTtgggttaaaaataataaaatgatcaACGCGAGCTGCCACAGTATAGAGCAACcaccaaaaagggaaaagtcgTTCTcagttttcattcatttttcgcTTCACCTTTCTGCTTTGAACCATTTCTGCCCGTTGCACTTCCGGTAACATGTGTGCtaatctctctctatctctctattcCCGCTCGTTAACGCATTGACGCATAACGCGTGTACTCATTCGTATGCTCTTGTCTCTTCTACTCGACAGATATGGAAGCATTATCGGCCCAGCTCGTGAGCCATCTGGCCAGCATGCAGCATCTCGAGAGTGGTCCGATCCTGCTGGAGAACTTTGATCACGGCCGGCTGCGCAGTACCGGTCACCATCCAATCGAGGTCCGGTGCGTCTATCTCGACCAGCTGCTCGGTAAGTACACGTCCGGGCGGTCGCTGCTGCGAATGAGCGTTCGCGGCGATATTGGAAGGAAGCAGACTAAATATAGCACGTGCCACTTCCTGATCTAGATCCGAAATCTGGCTTACCCGGGTGTTTGAAGGAGCAGCAACCATTTCGTCTGGACGTGGCGGCAAgggtttgttgtgtttatgCAACTTCGGTAAATTCCCCTGGCGACTCTACCGATTCATAGCTCATTAAGCCTGGGGAGGTGGAGCAACGATATGCTAAATGCGATGGCTTTTGGGCACCCACCGCGTTGAGGAACACATTTTGTCGCCGACCGGTACGGTGCGGTCTTGCATAATTTCTTGCCACGCTGGGTGTCTTGGCGGGTTGGAGGTCCGCAAATTCCCGCAATGCGGTCAACTCCGCGTTGCTGTTCTGGCGTGTCGTGTCAACCACGCGCACGGTGGATTCTATTTATTTAGTCCCTATCCCACCCCATTGTTGTgctcatttgtgtgtgtggttgcacGCGCTAAggttttataaataaagcaaaaaccaccaaacGCGTTGAGGTACGATGGGCGCAGACGGGCCACCGGGGGAGGGATGGGGGAGACATGGGTAAATAGGCCCTGGAGTAGAAtattttggtgttttgttaATTCGTTCCGTTGCTGCCGTTGGAATCTTGATGGGGGCGATTTGGAGCTGCGGCcatcttcgtcgtcgtcgtcccttTTGTGCgcaatgtatgcaatttccCATTGACGATGAGTTTTGAGAAAGCAAAaccacaaagacacacacacacacacacacacacacacacacacacacacacactctacgGTTGTGCAACTCTCTCGACAaggctatgtgtgtgtgggcggtGCAAGTGTGCAGGGTGCACATTATAATTCATGCCAGGGAAGGATGGTGTCGGGAacattgtttgcattttcgaCATGCTGTTTTTTGACAGCGTACGCCACTAGAATTGTTGAGTTGCTTTAATAAGTTGGAAGGAGGCATTCATTCTGCACTATGCCCGATTCTTACTTCACAAGGtccgaatagaaatgacagtgcccaattgagggtttacgccgcccgaaaaagtatttacggcgaccgataacgTTTTGACGACGCCCGATTGGcaaggtaaaccctgtaaagcaTGTTGATAAAGGGGAAATGAAacccgaacgacttcggaagACTCCGGACTGTCCCGACAGCTCCGGACGGCTTCGGACCATTCCAACTCACAAAATCAACATGCTTTCCCGTTCTGCCCAACAAAGCAGACAAAGCGAGGGCATGCTGATTTCGTTGCATGGGACCACTCGCAGTGTGTCatgaccatcgcgatgatcaccgcCAGAGAAAATGTCACCACCAAGTGACTGGCCAAAAGCTCGTTGAAACAATGTCACCAATCCGATCACACAAGCTGTGTGAGTATCACCTCAGATCATCACAGTTGAGTGTGCTACGGAGACatgtattttgtttcagtcattAGTTTTGTAGATAGCTACAGTTACATATTGCAGCACGGGAAAGCTTGATCGGTGTGATACTTGAGATGGCAGTCAGCTCAGcgttgtcagtcagagtatcagGCTTGGCTCAAACACTCACATGTCATCTTCGGCATGTCATCAAGTGCTTTTAATGATTATCAGCAATTATCACTGAAAAACGAGATGGTCTTTGTTTGCGATTGTCACGATCCCGTGATGCTCacgacattttgcagcactggagAGTATGCCTGTTTTGTCTCAATTCTCAAGATAGCGAGGGTGAGGCACGAGAGGACCTTGCAATTTTCGGCTAAGGTCCTCCATGCACCCTTTCTCTATGTCATCTTGCGAATTTTCCCACATTTTCTAACAGATcccccttccttcctttctttcgcgATCGCAGATGAAAAATGTGCCCAGAAGGCGCACAACGTCCCGCCCAAGGCGGGCAACCTGTACATCGAGGAGACGATCGACACGTCCCGCGTCCAGTCACCGGCCCCGCCCCGCCAGCCCCGGTCGCCGGCATCACGCCCGCCAACGGGGGCCGCTGCCACCAACAGCACCACTCCACCGCCGCTCACTCTCATCCGCCACTACTAGGGCGTACTAGGCCAGTGTGCAGCACCGCGGAGGGGAGACCGTACACTAGACCGGAAGGAAGTCGACAAATCGAGTAGCGCCGTAATGTAACTAGCCGTTGGCGCTTACCTAAAAAAGTGGGGACTCAGTGGGAGGGAAACGAAACGTTTATTATGCGAAGATTTTGGAGCGCACGGGAAGTGAATGCGGGCAAAAAGGCTTAGACtaacaattatttaaatctGTACAAATCCCACGCGAAGAGTTACATATTTAGCTTACCTTTCCGCTCCCCACTTTCCCCACTTTATATCTTTATCCTTTCTGATAATCCAAGCTGTCGATTATTCGAGGAGTCGAGGCGAGTGTGTAAGAAAAGGAACGTTTTAAGCAAGTTAACCCATAATGGGAATGTCGAAACgcatacagagagagagagaagaagagagaaagagaaggagaaaaaaaagaactcgaaagaagaaagagcaagagagatagaggaaagaaagaaagcgaaaataatgaaagaaagataaagaaaAGTGCAGTAAGATAAACCTAATAAGCAAAAGATGTGCCTTTAAGTGTTAGTGTACATATACCTATACATATCCCTTAACCCTTTGCCGCGCACATACACAGTGCACAGTCTCAGCTACACCCTGTAATCTGTAGTAggatgtgtatatgtgtgtgtgtgcgtgtttatgTATTAGTGTTTTTAGCGAATGCAACACGTCGAACCAAACatgcttaaaacaaaaaacgatagCAGCGTTGTATGAGGACGGTATGCCGCACGTGTGCTCCTT
The Anopheles arabiensis isolate DONGOLA chromosome X, AaraD3, whole genome shotgun sequence DNA segment above includes these coding regions:
- the LOC120906053 gene encoding tumor necrosis factor receptor superfamily member wengen isoform X2 → MPHGTGGMSQQAGRRRPDGRTTGGRRGRVPTATLVLLAILLQLMDLGDGPDGGGSTMLVAAACEPRASWWDPTVDDCVPCRVCADHQVVLRPCQDYMNTVCGTMKDLTATAHRPYPHLPEGNGNGIVSVGRTRDHHWKEERRKEADGMEGYRRVMPAASTEEILWDWQVASLLLAIIGCLLFLLAAACVALNQSRQWRRIEKHFDADMEALSAQLVSHLASMQHLESGPILLENFDHGRLRSTGHHPIEVRCVYLDQLLDEKCAQKAHNVPPKAGNLYIEETIDTSRVQSPAPPRQPRSPASRPPTGAAATNSTTPPPLTLIRHY
- the LOC120906053 gene encoding tumor necrosis factor receptor superfamily member wengen isoform X1 encodes the protein MRVMRDLPTQHGQMPHGTGGMSQQAGRRRPDGRTTGGRRGRVPTATLVLLAILLQLMDLGDGPDGGGSTMLVAAACEPRASWWDPTVDDCVPCRVCADHQVVLRPCQDYMNTVCGTMKDLTATAHRPYPHLPEGNGNGIVSVGRTRDHHWKEERRKEADGMEGYRRVMPAASTEEILWDWQVASLLLAIIGCLLFLLAAACVALNQSRQWRRIEKHFDADMEALSAQLVSHLASMQHLESGPILLENFDHGRLRSTGHHPIEVRCVYLDQLLDEKCAQKAHNVPPKAGNLYIEETIDTSRVQSPAPPRQPRSPASRPPTGAAATNSTTPPPLTLIRHY